In Piliocolobus tephrosceles isolate RC106 chromosome 10, ASM277652v3, whole genome shotgun sequence, a single window of DNA contains:
- the TNS2 gene encoding tensin-2 isoform X1 — protein sequence MKSSGPVERLLRALGRRDSSRATSRPRKAEPHSFREKVFRKKPPVCAVCKVTIDGTGVSCRVCKVATHRKCEAKVTSACQALPPAELRRNTAPVRRIEHLGSTKSLNHSKQRSTLPRSFSLDPLMERRWDLDLTYVTERILAAAFPARPDEQRHRGHLRELAHVLQSKHRDKYLLFNLSEKRHDLTRLNPKVQDFGWPELHAPPLDKLCSICKAMETWLSADPQHVVVLYCKGSKGKLGVIVSAYMHYSKISAGADQALATLTMRKFCEDKVATELQPSQRRYISYFSGLLSGSIRMNSSPLFLHYVLVPTLPAFEPGTGFQPFLKIYQSMQLVYTSGVYHIAGPGPQQLCISLEPALLLKGDVMVTCYHKGGRGTDRTLVFRVQFHTCTIHGPQLTFPKDQLDEAWTDEKFPFQASVEFVFSSSPEKIKGSTPRNDPSVSVDYNTTEPAVRWDSYENFNQHHEDSVDGSLTHTRGPLDGSPYAQVQRPPRQTPPAPSPEPPPPPMLSVSSDSGHSSTLTTEPAAESPGRPPPTAAERQELDRLLGGCGIASGGRGAGRETAILDDEEQPTVGGGPHLGVYPGHRPGLSRHCSCRQGYRESCGVPNGGYYRPEGTLERRRLAYGGYEGSPQGYAEASMEKRRLCRSLSEGPYPCPPEMGKPATGDFGYRAPGYREVVILEDPGLPALYPCPACEEKLALPTAALYGLRLEREAGEGWASEAGKPLLHPVRPGHPLPLLLPACGHHHAPMPDYSCLKSPKAGEEGHEGCSYTMCPEGRYGHPGYPALVTYSYGGAVPSYCPAYGRVPHSCGSPGEGRGYPSPGAHSPRAGSISPGSPPYPQSRKLSYEIPTEEGGNRYPLPGHLASAGPLASAESLEPVSWREGPSGHSTLPRSPRDAPGSASSGLSGPSTPLHTSSPVQGKESTRRQDTRSPTSAPTQRLSSGEALPPVSQAGTGKAPDLPSGSGPEPLAPSPVSPTFPPSSPSDWPQERSPGGLSDGASPRSPVPTTLPGLRHAPWQGPRGPPDSPDRSPLTPVPSQMPWLVASPEPPQSSPTPAFPLAASYDTNGLTQPPLPEKRHLPGPGQQPGPWGPEQASSPARGISHHVTFAPLLSDNVPQPPEPPTQESQSNVKFVQDTSKFWYKPHLSRDQAIALLKDKDPGAFLIRDSHSFQGAYGLALKVATPPPSAQPWKGDPLEQLVRHFLIETGPKGVKIKGCPSEPYFGSLSALVSQHSISPISLPCCLHIPSKDPLEETPEAPVPTNMSTAADLLRQGAACSVLYLTSVETESLTGPQAVARASSAALSCSPRPTPAVVHFKVSAQGITLTDNQRKLFFRRHYPVNSITFSSTDPQDRRWTNPDGTTSKIFGFVAKKPGSPWENVCHLFAELDPDQPAGAIVTFITKVLLGQRK from the exons ATGAAGTCCAGCGGCCCTGTGGAGAGGCTGCTCAGAGCCCTGGGGAGGAGGGACAGCAGCCGGGCCACAAGCAGG CCTAGGAAAGCTGAGCCTCATAGCTTCCGGGAGAAGGTTTTCCGGAAGAAACCTCCAGTCTGTGCAGTATGTAAGGTGACCATCGATGGGACAGGCGTTTCGTGCAGAG TCTGCAAGGTGGCGACGCACAGAAAATGTGAAGCAAAG GTGACTTCAGCCTGTCAGGCCTTGCCTCCCGCGGAGTTG CGGCGAAACACGGCCCCAGTCAGGCGCATAGAGCACCTG GGATCCACCAAATCTCTGAACCACTCAAAGCAGCGCAGCACTCTGCCCAG GAGCTTCAGCCTGGATCCGCTCATGGAGCGGCGCTGGGACTTAGACCTCACCTACGTGACGGAACGCATCTTGGCTGCCGCCTTCCCCGCGCGGCCCGATGAACAGCGGCACCGGGGCCACCTGCGCGAGCTGGCCCACGTGCTGCAATCCAAGCACCGGGACAAGTACCTG CTCTTCAACCTTTCAGAGAAAAGGCATGACCTGACCCGCTTAAACCCCAAG GTTCAAGACTTCGGCTGGCCTGAGCTGCATGCTCCACCCCTGGACAAGCTGTGCTCCATCTGCAAAGCCATGGAGACATGGCTCAGTGCTGACCCACAGCACGTGGTCGTGCTATACTGCAAG ggaAGCAAGGGCAAGCTCGGGGTCATCGTTTCTGCCTACATGCACTACAGCAAGATCTCTGCAGG GGCCGACCAGGCACTGGCTACTCTTACCATGAGGAAATTCTGCGAGGACAAGGTGGCCACAGAACTGCAGCCCTCCCAGCGTCG ATACATCAGCTACTTCAGTGGGCTGCTGTCCGGCTCCATCAGAATGAACAGCAGCCCTCTCTTCCTGCACTATGTGCTCGTCCCCACGCTGCCAGCCTTTGAACCCGGCACAG GCTTCCAGCCCTTCCTTAAAATCTACCAGTCCATGCAGCTCGTCTACACGTCTGGAGTCTA TCACATTGCAGGCCCTGGCCCCCAGCAGCTTTGCATCAGCCTGGAGCCAGCCCTCCTCCTCAAAGGCGATGTCATG GTAACATGCTATCACAAGGGTGGCCGGGGCACAGACCGGACCCTGGTGTTCCGAGTCCAGTTTCACACCTGCACCATCCATGGACCACAGCTCACTTTCCCCAAGGACCAGCTGGACGAGGCCTGGACTG ATGAGAAGTTCCCCTTTCAAGCCTCCGTGGAGTTTGTCTTCTCCTCCAGCCCCGAGAAGATCAAAG GCAGCACTCCACGGAATGACCCCTCGGTCTCTGTCGACTACAACACCACTGAGCCAGCTGTGCGCTGGGACTCCTATGAGAACTTCAACCAGCACCACGAGGACAGTGTGGATG GCTCCCTGACCCACACCCGGGGTCCCCTGGATGGCAGTCCTTATGCCCAGGTGCAGCGGCCCCCCCGGCAGACCCCCCCGGCACCCTCTCCAGAGCCTCCACCACCCCCCATGCTCTCTGTCAGCAGCGACTCGGGCCATTCCTCCACGCTGACCACAGAGCCAGCTGCTGAGTCCCCTGGCCGGCCACCCCCTACGGCTGCTGAACGGCAGGAGTTGGATCGCCTCCTAGGAGGCTGCGGAATAGCCAGTGGGGGCCGGGGGGCTGGGCGAGAGACGGCCATCCTAGATGACGAAGAGCAGCCCACTGTGGGCGGAGGCCCCCACCTCGGAGTGTATCCAGGCCACAGGCCTGGCCTCAGCCGCCACTGCTCCTGCCGCCAGGGCTACCGGGAGTCCTGCGGGGTCCCCAATGGGGGCTACTACCGGCCAGAGGGAACGCTGGAGAGGAGGCGACTGGCCTATGGGGGCTATGAGGGATCCCCCCAGGGCTACGCTGAGGCCTCGATGGAGAAGAGGCGCCTCTGCCGATCGCTGTCAGAGGGGCCATACCCTTGCCCACCTGAGATGGGGAAACCAGCCACTGGGGACTTTGGCTACCGCGCCCCAGGCTACCGGGAGGTGGTCATCCTGGAGGACCCTGGGCTGCCTGCCCTATACCCATGCCCAGCCTGCGAGGAAAAGCTGGCGCTGCCTACAGCAGCCTTGTATGGACTGCGGTTGGAGAGGGAAGCTGGAGAAGGGTGGGCAAGTGAGGCTGGCAAGCCTCTCCTGCACCCAGTGCGGCCTGGGCACCCGCTGCCTCTGCTCTTGCCTGCCTGTGGGCATCACCATGCCCCGATGCCTGACTACAGCTGCCTGAAGTCACCCAAGGCAGGCGAGGAAGGGCACGAAGGCTGCTCCTACACTATGTGCCCCGAAGGCAGGTATGGGCATCCAGGGTACCCTGCCCTGGTGACATACAGCTATGGAGGAGCAGTTCCCAGTTACTGCCCAGCATATGGCCGCGTGCCTCATAGCTGTGGCTCTCCAGGAGAGGGCAGAGGGTATCCCAGCCCTGGTGCCCACTCCCCAAGGGCTGGCTCCATTTCCCCGGGCAGCCCGCCCTATCCACAATCTAGGAAGCTGAGCTACGAGATCCCTACGGAGGAGGGAGGGAACAGGTACCCATTGCCTGGGCACCTGGCCTCAGCAGGACCCTTGGCATCTGCAG AGTCGCTGGAGCCGGTGTCCTGGAGGGAGGGCCCCAGTGGGCACAGTACACTGCCTCGGTCTCCCCGAGATGCCCCAGGCAGTGCTTCGTCAGGGTTGTCTGGTCCCTCCACGCCCCTGCATACCAGCAGCCCAGTCCAGGGCAAGGAAAG CACTCGGCGACAGGACACTAGGTCCCCCACCTCAGCGCCCACTCAGAGACTGAGTTCTGGCGAGGCCTTGCCCCCTGTTTCCCAGGCAGGCACCGGAAAGGCCCCTGACCTGCCGTCGGGAAGTGGGCCTGAGCCTCTGGCCCCTAGCCCCGTCTCTCCGACCTTTCCTCCCAGCTCGCCAAGTGACTGGCCTCAGGAAAGGAGTCCAGGGGGCCTCTCAGATGGCGCCAGTCCTCGGAGCCCTGTGCCTACCACACTTCCTGGCCTCCGCCACGCCCCCTGGCAAGGCCCTCGAGGCCCCCCAGACAGCCCAGATAGGTCTCCCCTCACTCCTGTGCCTTCCCAGATGCCCTGGCTTGTGGCCAGCCCAGAGCCGCCTCAGAGCTCACCCACACCTGCTTTCCCCCTGGCTGCCTCCTATGACACCAACGGCCTTACCCAGCCCCCACTTCCTGAGAAACGCCACCTGCCTGGGCCGGGGCAACAGCCAGGACCCTGGGGCCCAGAGCAGGCATCATCGCCAGCCAGAGGCATCAGTCACCATGTCACCTTCGCACCTCTGCTCTCGGATAATGTCCCCCAACCCCCAG AGCCTCCTACACAAGAGAGCCAAAGCAATGTCAAGTTCGTCCAGGATACATCCAAGTTCTGGTACAAGCCACACCTGTCCCGTGACCAAG CCATTGCCCTGCTGAAGGACAAGGACCCTGGGGCCTTCCTGATCAGGGACAGTCATTCATTCCAAGGAGCTTATGGGCTGGCCCTCAAGGTGGCCACACCGCCACCCAGTGCCCAGCCCTGGAAAG GGGACCCCTTGGAACAGCTGGTCCGCCATTTCCTCATCGAGACTGGGCCCAAAGGGGTGAAGATCAAGGGCTGCCCCAGTGAGCCCTACTTTG GCAGCCTgtccgccttggtctcccagcaCTCCATCTCCCCCATCTCCCTGCCCTGCTGCCTGCACATTCCCAGCAAAG ATCCTCTGGAAGAGACCCCAGAGGCTCCAGTGCCCACCAACATGAGCACAGCAGCAGACCTCCTGCGTCAGGGTGCTG